GTTGCATCTGGGAAGTTTGCTAAGTATTCAGAATTAGCTGGATTATATGATTTTAATACTAATTTATCCTCAGCATCTACCCACTCCCCATTGATAAACATTTTAAAATTTTCTTTTTTTAATTTAGTCATATTTTTTCTCCTTTGTTTTTTATTGTAATCTTATACTACCACCGAAAGAGTACGTTTACAAAGTATCTGTTTATACTTAATTTAACACTGTTTAAATAAAGTATTATTTGGAAACATTGAAACAATAATTAATCATATATATACAAGTTGAAACCATTATTTCATAGGGAATTCTTTGATATATAGTAAGCTCTTTAGAGTTAATATTTTATTATATAAATCAATATTAAGTTTATAATTATTAGTAAAATTTAATATTAAATATTTAATATTTTTGTGTTAAATTATCTCTTTATTACTAGCATTAAAAGTGATAGAATTAATTATAAAGGGGGGATAATTATGAATAAGAAAGTTTTTATTATCTTCTTTATTATCTTCTTAAGTACCTTTATGATTATTATTTCAATCATAAATACTCATGGAGAAGACTATAAGGAATCAAATGTTAATGGAATACTAATTAAAGGCGATAAAACTAAATATAAGGTTAGATTCCTTAAAAAAATTGATGGTGATACGATTTTAGTACAATTCAACAATAAAGAATTAAAAGTTAGATATCTATTAGTTGATACTCCTGAAACAGTTAAACCAGGAGTTGAAGTTCAAAAATATGGAACTGAAGCTAGTGAATTAAACGGAAAGTTATTGTCAAACGCTAAAAACGTTGAAATTGAATTCGATGTTTTTCAAAAAGAGGATAAGTATCATAGAGCATTATGCTACGTATACGCCGATGGAAAAAGTGTTCAGGAAGAATTACTATTAGCTGGTTTAGCAGAAATTAAATATGTTAAACCACCCGATACAAGATACCTGAAAGAATATAAAAAAGCACAGAACAAGGCTAAAAGCAATAAGCGTAATCTCTGGTCTAGTGCATAGACTTAAGAATTAATATAATTACATAGTAACAACAAAAAAGCAACTCAACAATTAGATCTTTTAAAAGTCTATTGCTAAGTTGCTTTTATTTTATATTATTTTAATTTACTATTTTTGTATGAAAATGTAAAGTAAATTATCATACCTACGATTACCCAAACGATGAAGATAATCCACGTTGTTAATGTAACACTGTATAGTAGTGCTCCAAATAAAACGATAGAGATAATTGGTAATACAGGCATACCAGGTACTCTAAATCCACGTTTTAAGTCTGGGAATTTTTTGTAGAATACGATAGTTGTGTAACTTACTAATGCGAATGCAATAATTGAAGCTACGTTAGCTAGATCAGCTAAGTTTCCTAAAGGTAAGAATCCTGCTAAAACTGCTGTTAAAATTCCTAATCCCCAAGTTACAGTACTTGGTACTTTGTTTGCATTAACTTTAGTTAATCCTTTTGGTAATAATCCGTCACGAGCAATTGTATAAGTGATACGAATACCTGCATACATGAATGATAAGATACCAGCCATAAGACCGATTACCGCACCAAGAGATACAACTCCTGCTACTTTGTTTTGTCCAACTTCTTCTAACACGAACGCTAATGCATCACCAGTTCCTAGTCTGTTGTACTCTACAACTCCTGTTAATACTAAACACACAAGAATATAGAATGCTGTACAAACTACCATCGTGATAATAATTGCTTTAGGTAATGCTTTTTCCGGATTAATCGTTTCTTCTGCTGAAGTTGAAATTGCATCAAATCCTAAGTATGCAAAGAATACAGTTGTTGCAGCTAACATCACCCCAGAAAATCCTGTTGGAGCAAAGTTATTTGTCCAGTTTGTTGGTTCTACGTAAAATGCACCAACAACGATGAATAAAATTACAATACCTACTTTTGCAGCTACCATCAGGTTATTTACTAGTTTACTACTAGAAGTTCCTTTTGATAGGATGAAAGTAATTAATAATACAATAATAATCGCAGGAATATTACCATATCCACCTACTGCCGGTAGTGTATAATATTCTTTTGGAATTTCTACACCCAAACCTGCTAATAGACGTGAAAAGTAACTTGACCATCCATTCGCTACAGTTGCTGCAGTAAGAACGTATCCACCTATTAAAACCCAACCTATCGCATAAGCTACGATTTCACCAACTGATACATATAAATATGTATATGTACTACCACTTGATGGAATAGTTGAAGCCAACTCTGCATAACAAAGTGCAGCTAAACAACAAGCTAATCCTGCAATAAGGAATGAGAACACAACCGCAGGTCCTGCTTCTGCTGAAGCTTTCCCTGTTAAAACTAAAATTCCTGAACCAATAATCGCCCCAATTCCGAATAGAACTAAATCTAAAGTTTTCATCGTGGGATTCAACGTTTTATTTCTTGATTCAGCTAAAATAGAATCAATAGATTTTTTTCTAAAAACGCTCATAATTTCCTCCTAATATTAAATAAATATTCTCCCCTATTAATAATATTTATTAATTATATCACAGTTACAGATTATTTACTACTAAATACTTTACTTATGTAAGTAAAGAAAAAAGTAAACAATAAATATCCTAATAAAATAATATATTATTAAATATAACTAATCTAACAAAAGGAAGTGGATAACATATTATAAATATACATACCACTTCCTCTACAATATAATTTTTCTATATTTTGTTTTTAATATTATATTACAAAGCTTGCTCTACTGGAGTATACTCATATCCTAAATCATCTGCAACTGCTTTGAATGTTACTTTCCCGTTAGCTACGTTAACACCTGGTACTAATTCTGGGAATTTAACAACTGCTTCTTTAACTCCTAGTTTAGCAATTAGTTTAACATATTTAGCTGTTGCGTTACATAATGCATATGTTGCTGTTTCAGCTACTGCTCCAGGTATATTTGCTACTGAATAGTGTAATACTCCTTCTTCAACGAATATTGGATTATCATGACTTGTTGGACGACCTTCTGTATATTCCGTTGTACCACCTTGGTCGATAGCCACGTCCACAATAACACCACCATCAGGCATATCTTTAATCATTTCTTTAGTAACTAGTTTTGGTGCTTTAGCTCCTGGAATTAATACTGTACTAACTACTAAATCAGCAGTTTTAATTGCATTAGCAATATTTAATTTATTAGAGTAAACTGTTTCTACTTTACCACCAAAAATGTGTGATAATTCAGTTAATCGATCTAAGTTAACATCTAACATTGTTACACGTGCTCCTAATCCTGAAGCTGCTGTAGCTGCTGCAGTTCCTGCTACCCCTGCACCAATAACTACAACATGACCTGGTTGAACTCCTGGAACACCTTGTAATAATTTACCTTTACCACCTTGTACTTTGGATAAGAATCTTGTACCCTCTTGAATAGCCATTCTTCCCGCAATTTCACTCATAGGTCTTAATAATGGTAAAGTACGACCTACTTTTACAGTTTCGAAAGCAATACCGATAGTCCCTGATTCTACCATTGCTTTAGTTAATTCTGGATCTGCTGCTAAGTGTAAGTAAGTATAGATAATTAAACCTTTTCTGAAGTATTTATATTCTGATGGAATTGGTTCTTTTACTTTATAGATTAAATCTGATTTATTCCATACATCTTCTGCTTTATCTAATAAAACAGCTCCTACTTTTTCATACTCCGAATCTGAAATACCCGAAGCTAATCCAGCTCCTTTTTCTACATAAACAGTGTGCCCATCTAGTACTAATTCATGTACTACTCCCGGAATTGCAGACACTCTACTTTCGTTGTTTTTAATTTCTGTTGGTACTCCGATAATCATTTCCCTTACCTCCTAATTTTTTCTGTACTTATATATTAACACATATACCAAATTAATGAAAGCGTTTTTCTGGTGAAAGTAATGATGAAAATATTTTCCCTATTTTATTATAATTATATAAAAATAAAAACCTATAGAATAGCTATTCTTAATTTTATATTAACACTATTTTTATGAAAATAAGCATTAATTATTTTTAGAAAAGAAATCTGAAAAACAGCTGTTATATTTTCTAAGTAATTCTGTTTTAAGAGTATAACGAGATTAATTTTATTTTTAAAATTTTTAATTTATACAAAATTATTTACTAAAAGTATATACTTTTATTGAAAGCTAAAATATTTATACAAAATTAATTTTTGCTTTTCAGTTTGTTATATTTTACATTATTTAATGAAAAATATCAATTCTTGATAATACAATATACTATTATGTGATATAACTAAACTATTTATTTTTGTTAAATATTTGATATTAAAAAATATAATTAAAATTATTTCTGATATTATTTTTCTTCTTTTTATGATAGAATAATAATAGTGAAAAGAGGTATTCTCTTTTACCTAATATTCTAAAATTATTTTAAAGCTAAAAACAAATTAGTTTTTGGCTTTTTTTATTTTTCTTAGATTTTGCGCAGAAATAAAAACAATCCCCTTAAACGTTAGTTTAAAGGGCTTTGTCTTATTAACGGCTGTAGTACTCAACGATAAGTTGTTCGTTGATTTCTGGGTGTAATTCACTTCTTTCTGGAAGTCTTACTAATGATCCTTCTAATTTGTCAGCATCAAAAGTTAAGTACTCAGGTACAAAATTAGTGATTTCAACAGCTTCTTTAATGATTTCAAGGTTTCTAGATTTTTCTCTTACTGAAACTACTTGACCTGGTTTAACAGCGTAAGAAGCGATATCTACTTTTTTACCATCTACAAGAACGTGACCGTGGTTAACTAATTGTCTAGCTTGACGGTTAGTTCTAGCTAATCCTAAGCTGTATACTACAGAATCTAAACGTGTAGCAAGTAATGCCATGAAGTTTTCCCCGTGAAGACCTTGTAATTTACCAGCTTTATCGAATAATTTACGGAATTGTTTTTCGTTCATTCCGTGTAGGTAACGAAGTTTTTGTTTTTCTTGTAATTGTAAACCATACTCAGATAGTTTTTTTCTTAAGTTAGGACCGTGTTGTCCTGGTGCGTAAGGACGTTTAGCTAACTCCTTACCAGTACCGCTTAGTGAGATTCCTAAACGACGAGATTTTTTCCAAGTTGAACCTGTAAAACGAGCCATTATGTGCTCCTCCTTTTATCTTTTTGTTTTTATTTTTGTGAAAACAAAAAGCACGATTATCGTTGTTGTATATGTTATAAAACTGGAACTTCGCCTAGCAGCATAGGCTACGAGTTGCCACATTAAATAATGTATAACATAGAGGCAATAACAATTAATCCACTGCTATCATTTTACACAGAGATTAGTTTACCATTATTTTTAATAATAGTCAACTATTTTGATGTTGTATTCTTATTTTTTTTTTAATAATAACGTAATACAAAATTCTATTCACATAGATTTAGGAATTTTTTAAATGTATCAATTTCATAATCAACTTCTGGATGCCACTGTAATCCAATTAAGTTTCCTTTTTCAATTGCTTCTACAGTTCCATCGTCAGAAACTGCTGTTACTTTAAATCCTTCTGCAACTCTATTTATTGCTTGATGATGAATTGAATTAACCTCTGCTTTATCTCCATATAAACTATGTACAAATGAATTTTCTTCTATATCTATATTGTGACGAACCAAATTCTCTTTACTAGTATGATCATCTATATGCTGTTTTAAACAACCACCATGATAAATATTTAAACTTTGTAATCCACTACAGATTCCAAGTATTGGCTTATTATTCTTTTCGAAAAGCTCAATAAGTTTAAAGTCTAATTCATCCTCATATGGATCTTCAGGATATTCTAAACCTTCTAGAGGTTCTTCGCCGTAAAACTTAGGATTAATATCCCGATCTCTACCAGCAATAATTAGGCCACTACACATGGCTACAATTTCCTCAATTCCGTTTTGAGAACAAACTGGGAATAATATAAATCCAGCTTTTTCTGCTACTTCTGAAAAATAACCATTGATGTATAGACGTCTTTTTGCTATACCAGCATCTGATTGGTAATCGACACTTCTTGTTGAAATTGCAATTATTTTCATATGCAATGACCTCCTTTTTTAAATTTTATGACTATTATTATATAAATATTATAGAAAATTGTCAAGAACAGGATTTTCATGAAAATATATGAAAACTTTAAGTATATTAATAAGTTTAAATATTAAATATAATTTTTGTATCAATTTTAATTTTATAAGCTATCTTGTTTAAATATTATTAAGGATTAGTACTATTTAATTTATCTCCACTTGGTAATAGTGAACTTTTAAAATTACCATTATATCTATATATTAAATTCAGAGTATTAATCTAATGTTAAACTTCATACATTCTATTGTAAATATACTGAAAGATATGTATAATAGTAATGTGTTAAATATTAAGGAGGAATAATTGAATGAATTATTTATTGACTGTTAAATATCCTAAACAAGAAGTTATAGAGGGTGGCAAAGAGTCGGTTACCAATGTGAAAGAAAATCATGAGGATTTAACTTCAGAGGAACTTTTAGAAAAATATCAAGAGTTTCAACGCGTAGGATATGATGTCAAAGTTAACTTTGTTACTTCTGATGTATATGATGAATTCGATGTTTTTAAATTAGCAGAAATCTTAGATCTTAATGCGATTGACTATAGCGCAAAACTTAAATTTATAAATCGCTCAAATAAAGGATCTCATGATTATATCAGTAGTCTAGCAAAATTATTTGATAGATATACTTTTGATTATGATATTTCAATTAAGCTGAAGATTAACGAAAAATCAGAAATTGACTTTAAAAATGAAGATACATGGTTTGGAGAAACTCCAATTTATCAAATAAATCCAAAAATTAACGTAAAGGATGCTAAATTATTTAAAAATTTGTATGATGAGTTAAATGAAATAGCTCAAGTTAGCGCAGAAATAAAACCAAAAAAATTAGAAGAAAAAATACTATTATTATCTTTAGATAATTATCCAGAAGGAACTGAAGTTATTTTCACACTAAAAGATTCTGAGATTTATGAATAAAATATGTTAAATTAGAAACTGAGATTACAACTAAATTATAGGTAGCCTCAGTTTCTTTATTTTTTACTAACTTAATTTTGGACTTTTTACATCTCATTTGACAAAGAACAAAAAAAGACAACAGAGAAAGTTCTCTGTTGCCTTGACGTACTTTGGTATAAGACCAATATTAACGTTTTGAGAATTGAGGAGCACGTCTCGCACCACGAAGACCGTATTTTTTACGTTCTTTCATACGAGGGTCACGAGTTAGTAATCCTGCTGGTTTTAAGTCTTTACGGTATTCTGGGTTTACTTCTAGTAAAGCACGTGCAATTCCGTGACGGATTGCTTGAGCTTGTCCTGTGTATCCTCCACCGTTAACGTTAACTAAAACGTCATAGTTACCTGTAGTAGATGTAACTTCTAAAGGTTGCATTAAGTCTAATACTAATGATTCTAATGGTAAGTATTCACGCATTTCTCTGTTGTTGATAACAACTTTCCCTGTTCCAGGTACTAATCTTACACGTGCTACTGAGCTTTTACGGCGTCCTGTACCGCGATATTCTACTTGTGCCATTTAATTATTTCCTCCTATATTATCCACGTAATTCGTATTTTTCTGGTTTTTGTGCTGCGTGTGGGTGTTCAGCTCCACGGTAAACGTGAAGTTTCATTCCTTGAGCTCTACCTAAAGTATTTTTTGGTAACATACCTTTGATAGATAGTTCTAAAAGTTCTTCTGGATATTTTTCTACCATTAATCCAGCAGTTCTTTCTTTTAACCCACCTGGGTGCATTGTGTGACGACGGTAAATTTTATCAGTTAATTTTTTACCAGTTAACACAATTTTCTCAGCGTTGATAATGATTACATTATCCCCAGTATCGATGTGTGGTGTATAAGTAGGTTTGTGTTTCCCTCTTAAAATTGAAGCTACCTCTGATGATAAGCGACCTAAAGTTTGTCCTTCAGCATCGATTACATACCATTTTTTTTCTACAGTTGATGGCTTTGCCATATATGTTTGACGCATGTCTTTTTTCCTCCTAGATGTTGTTTTTAATCTGTCATAACGACTAAGTTTTCCGGGGCTTACTCGTGAAGATATATAAACAATATCATAAGTAATAATACCTTATTTACTGTTAAATGTCAAGATATTTTCTTTACTTTTATTTATATTTCTTCTCTTATTTTTTCCAGCTGGAAAATCAAAATTAAGGGCTAATCTAAAATTAGATATTCTCAATTTATTTCGCCCTTAATTTATGTAAATTTAAAACTTTTTATTTGATTGTTTCTAATGCAGCTTTTACTCTAGATGCTACTCTTTCTTTACCTAGTAATTCTAAGCTTGTGTTTAATTCTGGACCATGCATTGATCCTGTTGAAGCTATACGGATTGGCATGAATAAGTTTTTACCTTTTACTCCAGTATCTTTTTGAATAGCTTTGATTAAAGCTTTGATGTTATCAGCAGTAAATTCTTCTACTTCTTCAACTTTTGTTAAGAAATCTTCGAATACTGTTGCTGTTGTTTCTTGTCTTAGAATTTCTAATTCTTCTTCATCAAATTTAACTTCTTCAACGAAGAATTGCTTTGTTAATTCTACGATTTCAGCACCATAACTCATTTGTGGTTGATATAATGAAATTAATTTTTCAAACCAAGCTTTATTATCTTCTACTTCTTCAGCAGTTGCAACACCTTCTTTTACGAAGAATGGTAATGATAAGTCTACGATTCTTTCTAAAGGTTGTGCTTTGATATATTGGTTATTGATCCAAGTTAGTTTGTTATTATCGAAGAATGCTGGTGATTTACTTAAGCGTTTTTCATCAAAGATTTTAACAAATTCTTCTTTAGTGAAAATTTCTTGTTCACCTTCTGGAGACCATCCTAATAATGTAATGAAGTTGAATAATGCTTCTGGAAGGTATCCTAATTCATCATATTGTTCGATGAATTGAATGATTGTTTCATCACGTTTAGATAATTTTTTCTTGTTTTCATTTACGATTAGAGTCATGTGACCAAATCTTGGTGGTTCAAATCCTAATGCTTCATATACAACAAGTTGTTTTGGTGTATTTGATACGTGGTCATCTCCACGAAGTACATGTGAAATTTGCATTAAGTGGTCATCAATTGCTACAGCAAAGTTATAAGTAGCTACTCCATCATTTTTTACGATTACGAAATCACCGAAGTCGTGTCCTTCAAATGATAATTCACCTTTAACCATATCATCAAATTTATAAGTTCTGTCTTGTGGAACACGAATACGGATAGATGGTTTTCTACCTTCTTTTTCAAATGCTTCTTGTTCTTCTTTAGTAAGATGAGCATGTTTTCCACTATAGCGTGGTGGTAATCCATTAGCAATTTGCTCTTCTCTTTCCGCTTCTAATTCTTCAGCAGTCATGTAACATTTATATGCTTTATCTTCAGCAATAAGTTGATCTGCATATTTTTGATAGATATCGATTCTTTCTGATTGACGGTAAGGACCGAACTCTTTTTCTTTTCCAATACCTTCATCATAGTCTAGACCTAGCCAATCCATATATTTAAGTTGGCTTCTTTCACCTTCTTCTTTATTACGTTTGAAGTCAGTATCCTCAATTCTTAGTACGAAGTCTCCACCGTAATGTTTTGCAAAAAGGTAATTAAATAATGCTGTTCTTGCATTTCCGATATGTAAATTTCCTGTTGGAGATGGTGCATATCTTACTCTTACTTTTGTCATAGTTATCTCCTTTTATCACTATTAATTATATTTATAATACTAAATTATTATATCACAAACTATATTCATATTTCAATGAAAGTTCAACAATTCACTAATAAAAGCCTTATCAATTGCTATATTTATGTTTCAATCACAAAAATTAATTAAATTTCTTATGCTCAGAAATTCATGAGAAACTAAACTTAATTCCAATTAAATAATACTTCTTCGTTTTTATATTGTTATTATTTAATAAAATTTAATAAATAAAACTAAGCAGTCTTTCAAAACTACTTAGTTTTTCTTTTTTATTTAAAGGGCTGATATAAAAGTCCTAAATTTTAACAAAGTGTATATGGGAACCCATAGACGCAGTGGTTTATTGATATCTAATAAACTGTGCGGGGATGACTCGACAAAATTAATTTCTTTGAAATCACGATTATTGAGTCATTCCCTCTTTAACTTCTACTGGACGTTTAAGATTTTTCACTATTAAATCAACCATTCTTTCAGCGCCATTCGGTTTTAAATGCACTTTATCTGGTTCAAATAAAGTAGTATTACCATTTGCTACCGAATACCAATCGATTATCGTTATATTAGAGTATTTTTCTTTTGCTTTTGTTAACTCTGAATTTACGGTTTTTTCCCAAGCTCTTGGTACTTTAACATTAACGAAGTAAATATCAGCTTTATCAAAAATCTTCACTAATTCATCAAGTTGGCTTTCAGTGAATGGTCCATTAGTTCCTAGTTGGAATATTATCGCTGAATTCTCATTGTTATATTGAACGTAATTTTTAGCTTCATCTACGGCCATATATAATTGTCGACCGATTTTACCATCGATAACAGCTCCTGGATATAACTCTTTAAATTTCTCTCCTATATCAACTGTCAGAGAATCTCCCATTACAACTACAGAACTATATTTCTTATTTGAATTATTTTTATCATTTTTATTTTCTTTGGTATCTTTATTCTCGTCAGTTGATTTATTTTGATTATTATCACTATTATTATTTTGATTATTTACAAATTGAGTTTCTTTATTGTTTTCCATTTCTTTTACAAATGCTGTTGAAAGGAATGGAACACCTTTCCCAAATATTCCCATCACAAATAGTAATGATACAACACCTATAATACTAGCGTATACTTTTCTTGCTTTTTTAGGACGTTTTACTATTTTTTTGTAAACTAGGTTAACGTAGTTTATAAATCCTAGTTTTCGCATTGGTGTCTCAACAAATACGTAGCTTATAATAGCTACAGCAAACGTAAGGATAATTCGTAGTATTACATATAAAATATTAGGATTACCAATTTCTGACACTGGTGTAGTCAACACTAATATTGGAAAATGCCATAAGTATAAACTATAAGAAATCTTACCAATAAATACAATTGGTTTGAATGATAATAGTTTTGACATTATAGTATGCTGTTTTCCACTACTAATAATAATTACTAACCCTAAAATAGCTACAAGTAGGAATCCTCCTCGATATAGCCAAGTATTATACTCTGAAGTATAAATCATGATTGTTATTAAGATAGCTATTGAAACAAACGATACTAAACTATAACGTATATTTTCTTTAGTCGTTACTCTCGTATTAAGTTTATCTATAGGATATAAAATCGCACCTACCACACCTACAAGTAATGAAAATGCTCTTGTGTCAGTTCCAAAATAAATTCTACTTATATTATTTATATCGAATAATAAAATATGCGTTATTAAAGATATAAGTACTAATCCTATAACAACATATAAAAAGGTCTTATTTAATTTATATGTTCCATCTTTGGCTTTCTTTTTCCCATTAAATATTAAAAATAATAACGGGAAAACCATGTAAAATTGTTCTTCAATTGCTAATGACCATAAATGTTTAAATGGACTTTGAGATCCAAAACTATCAAAGTAATCTAATTTATGGAATATATACCACCAGTTACTTGAATATATATAACCAAATATTGCATCAAGATGACTTTTACGTAGTAGTACATCATTGAATAGCACCATAACTATTAATCCTACAGTTATCATAAAATACACTGCTGGCAATAGACGTCTGGCCCTTCTTAAATAAAAATTATATAAATTTAGAGAACCTGTCTTTTTATATTCTTTAATAATCAATGAACTTATTAAATAACCTGATAAAACAAAGAATAGATCAACACCTAAGAAACCACCTGGTAGGTAATTTACATCGACGTGATAAATAATAACTGCTAATACTGCCAATGCCCTCAAGCTATCTATACTCGGAAGGTATTTTGATTTGTTATTACTCATTTCTACCTCCTCTAATCTTTAAACATCGCTAGTGCAACACGACCTCGTTCTTTGTCTACGTCAATAACATAAACATCAACAATTTGTCCTACACTCAACACGTCTAATGGGTTTTTAATATAATTTTTACTAATTTTTGAAATATGAACCATAGCATCTTTCTTAAGACCGATATCTATAAAAGCTCCAAACTGTGTAATATTTCTAACAGTTCCTGCTAATTTCACACCAATTTGCAGGTCATCTATTGTCAGAATATCTGATTTTAACAATGGTTTAGCAAATGATTCACGTTCATCACGTAATGGCTGTTTTAAATCTTTAATTATATCTTCTAGTGTTTCTAATCCTACACCGATTTTTTCAGCCAGTTCTTTCTTGTCTACAGCTTCCACAGTAGTTGCAAACTCTTCAGTTCCAACTTCCTTTGTAGATAATTTCAATTCTTTTAATAAATTTTCTGCAGCTTTATAACTCTCAGGATGGATACCTGTAGCATCAAAGATATTTTTACTATCCGATATTCTAAAGAATCCTACACATTGCTCATATGTTTTCTTACCTAATCTTGGTACTTTAGCAATTTCTTTAATAGTTTCTATTTTTCCATTTTCTTGGCGATAAGCCACAATATTCTTAGCTATTTGCTTATTAACACCTGAAACATATGATAATAAAGATACTGAGGCAGTATTAACATTTACCCCTACTTTATTTACCGCTGTTTCTACTACGAAAGTAAGCTCTTTTTCTAAAAACT
This is a stretch of genomic DNA from Gemella haemolysans. It encodes these proteins:
- the rpsD gene encoding 30S ribosomal protein S4; translation: MARFTGSTWKKSRRLGISLSGTGKELAKRPYAPGQHGPNLRKKLSEYGLQLQEKQKLRYLHGMNEKQFRKLFDKAGKLQGLHGENFMALLATRLDSVVYSLGLARTNRQARQLVNHGHVLVDGKKVDIASYAVKPGQVVSVREKSRNLEIIKEAVEITNFVPEYLTFDADKLEGSLVRLPERSELHPEINEQLIVEYYSR
- a CDS encoding thermonuclease family protein; protein product: MNKKVFIIFFIIFLSTFMIIISIINTHGEDYKESNVNGILIKGDKTKYKVRFLKKIDGDTILVQFNNKELKVRYLLVDTPETVKPGVEVQKYGTEASELNGKLLSNAKNVEIEFDVFQKEDKYHRALCYVYADGKSVQEELLLAGLAEIKYVKPPDTRYLKEYKKAQNKAKSNKRNLWSSA
- a CDS encoding amino acid permease — translated: MMSVFRKKSIDSILAESRNKTLNPTMKTLDLVLFGIGAIIGSGILVLTGKASAEAGPAVVFSFLIAGLACCLAALCYAELASTIPSSGSTYTYLYVSVGEIVAYAIGWVLIGGYVLTAATVANGWSSYFSRLLAGLGVEIPKEYYTLPAVGGYGNIPAIIIVLLITFILSKGTSSSKLVNNLMVAAKVGIVILFIVVGAFYVEPTNWTNNFAPTGFSGVMLAATTVFFAYLGFDAISTSAEETINPEKALPKAIIITMVVCTAFYILVCLVLTGVVEYNRLGTGDALAFVLEEVGQNKVAGVVSLGAVIGLMAGILSFMYAGIRITYTIARDGLLPKGLTKVNANKVPSTVTWGLGILTAVLAGFLPLGNLADLANVASIIAFALVSYTTIVFYKKFPDLKRGFRVPGMPVLPIISIVLFGALLYSVTLTTWIIFIVWVIVGMIIYFTFSYKNSKLK
- the gltX gene encoding glutamate--tRNA ligase, with the protein product MTKVRVRYAPSPTGNLHIGNARTALFNYLFAKHYGGDFVLRIEDTDFKRNKEEGERSQLKYMDWLGLDYDEGIGKEKEFGPYRQSERIDIYQKYADQLIAEDKAYKCYMTAEELEAEREEQIANGLPPRYSGKHAHLTKEEQEAFEKEGRKPSIRIRVPQDRTYKFDDMVKGELSFEGHDFGDFVIVKNDGVATYNFAVAIDDHLMQISHVLRGDDHVSNTPKQLVVYEALGFEPPRFGHMTLIVNENKKKLSKRDETIIQFIEQYDELGYLPEALFNFITLLGWSPEGEQEIFTKEEFVKIFDEKRLSKSPAFFDNNKLTWINNQYIKAQPLERIVDLSLPFFVKEGVATAEEVEDNKAWFEKLISLYQPQMSYGAEIVELTKQFFVEEVKFDEEELEILRQETTATVFEDFLTKVEEVEEFTADNIKALIKAIQKDTGVKGKNLFMPIRIASTGSMHGPELNTSLELLGKERVASRVKAALETIK
- a CDS encoding gamma-glutamyl-gamma-aminobutyrate hydrolase family protein — encoded protein: MKIIAISTRSVDYQSDAGIAKRRLYINGYFSEVAEKAGFILFPVCSQNGIEEIVAMCSGLIIAGRDRDINPKFYGEEPLEGLEYPEDPYEDELDFKLIELFEKNNKPILGICSGLQSLNIYHGGCLKQHIDDHTSKENLVRHNIDIEENSFVHSLYGDKAEVNSIHHQAINRVAEGFKVTAVSDDGTVEAIEKGNLIGLQWHPEVDYEIDTFKKFLNLCE
- the rplM gene encoding 50S ribosomal protein L13, producing MRQTYMAKPSTVEKKWYVIDAEGQTLGRLSSEVASILRGKHKPTYTPHIDTGDNVIIINAEKIVLTGKKLTDKIYRRHTMHPGGLKERTAGLMVEKYPEELLELSIKGMLPKNTLGRAQGMKLHVYRGAEHPHAAQKPEKYELRG
- the ald gene encoding alanine dehydrogenase; this translates as MIIGVPTEIKNNESRVSAIPGVVHELVLDGHTVYVEKGAGLASGISDSEYEKVGAVLLDKAEDVWNKSDLIYKVKEPIPSEYKYFRKGLIIYTYLHLAADPELTKAMVESGTIGIAFETVKVGRTLPLLRPMSEIAGRMAIQEGTRFLSKVQGGKGKLLQGVPGVQPGHVVVIGAGVAGTAAATAASGLGARVTMLDVNLDRLTELSHIFGGKVETVYSNKLNIANAIKTADLVVSTVLIPGAKAPKLVTKEMIKDMPDGGVIVDVAIDQGGTTEYTEGRPTSHDNPIFVEEGVLHYSVANIPGAVAETATYALCNATAKYVKLIAKLGVKEAVVKFPELVPGVNVANGKVTFKAVADDLGYEYTPVEQAL
- the rpsI gene encoding 30S ribosomal protein S9, which codes for MAQVEYRGTGRRKSSVARVRLVPGTGKVVINNREMREYLPLESLVLDLMQPLEVTSTTGNYDVLVNVNGGGYTGQAQAIRHGIARALLEVNPEYRKDLKPAGLLTRDPRMKERKKYGLRGARRAPQFSKR